Proteins from a single region of Chaetodon trifascialis isolate fChaTrf1 chromosome 10, fChaTrf1.hap1, whole genome shotgun sequence:
- the LOC139337284 gene encoding zinc finger protein 536-like — protein MSADALRCVSGAQPENTRPSSRLALTDERRNSFITPSTHPIRSQMALLANQILDASILSSANGRAELSPFLRVTNQSIIYQVNSTQDDNRKNRKYPCPLCGKRFRFNSILSLHMRTHTGEKPFKCPYCDHRAAQKGNLKIHLRTHKQGFLGKGCGRIREDNRLLHELKERAILRDKQTRAGHVNQQETFNINKLQKPQLSHTIPTQAMFLSNSSAAESQPHKSTSLKVTTIPDDPTQPQPTGFRCSFCKGKFRKQQELERHIRILHKPYKCTLCEFAASQEEELIGHVEMMHISADSGSRQKPVIRAGDKRKLVGEFSCMVCGQTFSQAWFLKGHMRKHKDSFEHCCQICGRRFKEPWFLKNHMKVHLNKMAGGEIDRCRLPGDYTTAQTAFLGFHLDRYRFPNWQNSRDLSSPLQPTSSGSSPNSNPKLTPRSREDWSPAEDHCLGYESQSENALLINKQSSLTDKDAEVDGFLPTQTRRTQYEPLDLSLRPESVTSYSAMSPVVSVQVSGVFSNGLSTSITRQLKSYSSVAAELSVKESADFQGPGEKKHDKSEHWSKAGAEYTISSLENLTPGQANHFHYQGDLLSFLRSQGHMSSTPASSHKASLNGVADLEKDVVSAMLPCSQISAITLLGSHSSAGTAPIAPPRRAT, from the exons ATGAGTGCTGATGCGCTCAGGTGCGTCTCAGGAGCGCAGCCGGAGAACACTCGGCCCAGCTCCCGCCTCGCTCTAACTGatgagaggagaa ACAGCTTTATTACCCCTTCCACCCACCCAATTAGGAGCCAAATGGCGCTTTTGGCCAATCAAATATTGGATGCAAGCATTCTTAGTAGTGCAAATGGGAGAGCAGAACTCTCCCCGTTCTTGAGAGTGACCAATCAAAGTATCATCTACCAGGTAAATTCCACCCAGGATGACAACCGCAAGAACAGAAAATATCCCTGCCCACTGTGTGGGAAGCGTTTCCGCTTCAACAGCATCCTCTCCCTTCATATGCGAACACACACTGGCGAGAAGCCCTTCAAGTGCCCATACTGTGACCACAGGGCTGCACAGAAGGGCAATCTGAAGATACACCTCCGTACTCACAAACAAGGTTTTCTGGGTAAAGGCTGTGGGCGAATTAGGGAGGACAATAGGTTGCTTCATGAGCTTAAGGAAAGGGCAATACTAAGGGATAAGCAGACACGAGCTGGTCATGTTAAccaacaggaaacatttaatATTAACAAACTTCAAAAGCCCCAACTATCACACACTATCCCGACACAAGCCATGTTCTTATCCAATTCTAGTGCTGCAGAGAGCCAGCCACATAAATCAACATCTCTTAAGGTGACTACCATCCCTGATGACCCCACCCAGCCCCAACCCACTGGTTTCCGCTGCTCATTCTGTAAGGGAAAGttcaggaagcagcaggagcttgAGCGCCACATCAGGATCCTACATAAACCCTATAAATGCACCTTGTGCGAGTTTGCTGCCTCACAAGAGGAGGAACTCATTGGCCATGTTGAGATGATGCATATATCTGCTGATTCAGGCTCAAGGCAGAAGCCTGTGATAAGGGCTGGTGACAAGAGGAAGCTGGTTGGTGAATTCTCCTGCATGGTGTGTGGCCAGACCTTCAGTCAGGCCTGGTTCCTAAAGGGTCACATGAGGAAGCACAAGGACTCTTTTGAGCACTGCTGCCAAATCTGTGGCCGTCGATTCAAGGAACCCTGGTTTCTGAAGAACCACATGAAGGTCCACCTCAATAAGATGGCTG GTGGGGAAATTGACAGATGTCGTCTCCCCGGTGACTACACCACTGCACAGACAGCTTTCCTGGGCTTTCATCTGGATCGCTACCGCTTTCCCAACTGGCAAAATAGCAGGGATCTTTCCTCTCCACTGCAGCCCACCAGCAGCGGCTCCAGTCCCAACTCCAACCCCAAGCTCACACCCAGATCCAGGGAAGACTGGAGCCCAGCTGAAGATCACTGCCTTGGTTATGAGAGTCAAAGTGAAAATGCCCTTCTCATCAACAAGCAGTCTAGCCTCACTGACAAAGATGCAGAAGTAGATGGCTTTTTGCCTACTCAGACTAGGAGGACCCAGTATGAACCTTTAGATTTGTCCTTGAGGCCAGAGTCTGTCACGTCTTATTCAGCCATGTCTCCTGTAGTATCGGTACAGGTGTCTGGTGTTTTTAGTAATGGACTGTCCACTTCCATTACCCGCCAGCTGAAAAGTTATTCTAGTGTTGCAGCTGAACTAAGTGTGAAAGAAAGTGCTGattttcagggtcctggtgaGAAGAAGCACGACAAGTCTGAACATTGGAGCAAAGCTGGGGCTGAATATACCATCTCCTCTTTGGAGAACTTGACTCCAGGACAGGCCAATCATTTCCATTATCAAGGCGACCTGCTCTCTTTCCTCAGATCCCAGGGCCACATGAGCAGCACACCTGCCAGTTCACACAAAGCCAGTCTGAATGGTGTGGCGGACTTGGAGAAAGATGTTGTATCAG CAATGTTGCcgtgttcccagatctcagcaatcACTTTG CTCGGAAGCCATTCCAGTGCAGGTACTGCCCCTATAGCGCCTCCCAGAAGGGCAACCTGA